The genomic stretch CTGTGAGTTAACCGGTCTTTCTGAAACTGTTGTCCAGAATCTAAAGAAATAGCACGTTTTTTTCCAGCAAGGAGCGTCCATCTCACGCCGCCGAATGGTTCGATTGGAGCAGACGTCCCGGAGCTTTCCGGGACGCGGTCGAGTAGCCCAGGGGGATTTCACCCCGAGGCTCTCACAGAACCGTACGTGACAGTCTCCCATCATACGGCTCTTCATAATCAGCCAGTTCAACATAATTTCCATTCCCAGTAGGCCAAGAGTTTAGGATCCCGGCGTGCTATATTTGTTATGAACGCACGGGCTTTGCACCAACTCCTCTTTAATCGTTTGAACTTGTTCTTCGCCCATTTGATTAATGCCGTGTGAAACATCAGACAGATCGACTTCATTTATCACAAATCCGCTGACGAATCGTTGCCGGTTTCTCGGCTATGACATTGTAAAAGGGAAAGACTACACTCAGATCGTGAAAGCGAAAAACGGCAGAAAAGTTAGATCCGTAACAGGAGTGCTTCAGTTGCTTGTTCCCGGCGATGTCATCAGGGAGAAGATCCGACCGTTCCAGCGACATGGTAAGCCAATTCATAGATCGAGACGTTCGACTTCACCGCCGCGCCTTCAGGACCCTCGTTCCGGGGGAGTACTCTCCCCGCCTCAGACACATCCACTTCAAGGTCTTTCTCGCCAGCCGGGAATATCTCACCAGCTAGATCTATTTCAATCTGCCAGGGGACACCGTTCGTCCGTCGAGACAGGAGCTGGTGATGCCGGTTCGTTCATTCAATCATGCCGAAGGCTTCCGAGGGAGATTCGATATCGTCCTCGACCGTGGCCGCGGCGGCCTTCAACCGACCGCCTCGCAGGGCCTCTATTATCCGCGGGCGGATGTGTCGAGATATGATAATGATTTAGTGGTGAGGTAGACGACCCCAGAAAATTGGAGCGGGGCGAAGAGCGCGACTTTTTTGGGAATGTTCGTAACCCCTTGGCCGGGACTCATCATTTTACGTTGTGCATTCTAACGTTACAGTTGTCCTGCGGCGGGAATTGTACTATCATCTTCCCACCCATGGATTCCCGTCGCTTCTCACTCACCAGCCGCATCGCATCGCTGGTTTTCAGCCTCGGCTTCTATCTGCTCAGCCTGCTGATCGTCATCCGCTTAGGCGAACAGGCGGGCTTCGACGCCAACGCGCTGGTTCAGATTGCAATCAGCATCGCTGCGCTGGCGGCGGCGGCGCTGCTCTTCTTTCTCCACCGGAATCCGACCGTCAAAGGGCTGGCGCTCCTGGCGCAGTTTCTGATCGGCCTGTTTCTGGGGGTCATTGCCAAACCCTACATATGGCTGGAACCGCTCTGGTTTATTCCGCTGGCCGTGCAGTACGGCCACATGCTGAATCTGCCGCTCTTCGTCGTAATCGCGTCGGGAACACTGCTGGTAAACTACTCTGATACAAACAGCGTGGTTGCCTGGGGGAGCCTCCTGGAAGCGAGTCCGGAGTGGGACAGACTGATAAGCTTCACCCTCTGCGCCGCCACCGTACTGGCAATCGCCGCGGTGCGCTTCCTCTACGACGGACTAAAAAAAGCGGAAGCCCTGGTCGCAAACCTGAAGAACAACATTCTGAAGCTCACCCGGGCCAACTACGACTTCCAGAAGTATGCCGCCGACACCGAGGAGCTGACGCTTAAGCGGGAACGACTGCGCATCTCCCGGGAAATTCATGATACAATAGGTTACACCATGACGACCCTGCGCATGATGCTCGAAGCCGGTACGGACCTAATCTCGACGTCGCCGCTGATGCTTGAGGTACAGCTCCACAAGGCGCTGGAAATGCTGACCAAAGGACACCGGGATATCCGCGTCTCTTTGAGGGAACTGCAGGAGCGGGAGTCCGACCGCCCCCGTGGACTGAAAGGACTGTCGAACCTGATCGAGCTCTTCTCGAAAACCACCGGCGTTCGGGTTCTGGTGGAATGGGGCAATCTGCCGTGGCACTTTCCGGCGGCCATAGAGGAAGCCCTCTACCGTTTCGTCCAGGAAGGGATGAGCAACGCCCTCTCCCACGGCAACGCCACGGAGATCCGCGCTCACTTCCGTTACGACGACGGCCGGCTTATTGCGCTTTTGACTGACGACGGCGTCGGCGCCGATATGCTGATCGAGGGAATGGGGCTCAATGGTATGCGGGAACGTATCGAAAGCTGCGGCGGAAGCTTTACGGCCCGAAGTCTCCGCATCGGTTTTCAACTTGAGGCCCATATCCCCATGCAGGAGGAACAACTTGCCGAAGATTCGCTTGCTCATCGCCGATGATCAGTATCTCTTTGCAGAGAGCCTGCAGACCGTGCTCTCTTTGCGCTCGAAGGATTTTACGGTAGCCAACGTTGTGGCGAACGGCCGGGAAGCCCTGGAATGGATCCGCGCGAATCAGGCCGACGTCGTCCTGATGGACGTACGCATGCCGGAGATGGACGGGGTTGAAGCGACCCGGCGCATCATCGAGGAGTTTCCGGAGCAGAAGATCGTGATGCTCACTACCTTTCGGGACGATCAATACGTGCACCAGGCCCTCAATTACGGCGCCGTCGGTTATGTGCTCAAGAACACTCCCTTGGAGGATCTGATGGATATCATCCGGACAGCCAAGCACGGGGTGGTGCAGATATCCCCGGATCTGGTAGCCGGGCTGGTTTCACGGAAAACCGCACCCGTGGACGAGAATCACCGGCCGGAGTGGATCACTTTCTTAAGCAGCCGCGAGAAAGAGGTGCTTCAATTGATGGCCGAAGGCTTGGACAACAGGCATATCGCGGAGAAGCTCTACATCGCCCCGCAGACAGTTAAAAATCACGTCAGCCAAATCTACGAGAAAATCGGGACCCGGGACCGCATGGAAGCGGTGCGGCTGGTCCGGGATCTCGGGAAGGATCTGCGCGTACTCTAGGTACTGCTTTTCAGTACCCCGAAACAGTACCGCGGTACCTTGCGTATTCTCCCATAGGTTTTAATATACAAATACATCTTTATAAAAGGAGCATTCTATGAGAAAGATATTAGGCATTGTTCTGATCCTGGTCATCGCCTTCGGCACCCTCTTCGCCGGCGGACAGGGCGAAAACGCGGAGGGGAAGTCGAAGCTGGTATTCACCAGCTGGCGGACCGAGGATATCGAGCGGATGAACCGGATCAACAAGGTCTTCATGGCGCAGAATCCCGACATCACGGTCGAGTTCCAGCCCATCAAGGACACCGAATACGACGCGCAGCTTAAATCCTCGCTGGTTTCCGGCGTAGCCGCTGACATTATCTTCCTCCGGTCCTACGACAGCGGCATGCAGATCTGGGACACCGGCAAGCTGCTGCCGTTAAACGACGTTCTATCTTCATTGGCTGATTTTCCCTCCTCGGCGCGCAACGCCTGGAGCACCCCCGACGGCGTTACCTACGCGGTCCCCTTCGTCGGCGTAACCCACGGCGTCTACTACAACAAGGCGGTCTTCGCCGAGTACGGCCTCAAGCCTCCCAAGACCTGGAACGAGTTCATCTCCGTCTGCGAAACCCTCAAAGCCGGCGGCGAGACCGTCTTCGCCCAGGGAACTAAGGACGGCTGGCATCTCTATGAGGTGGTTTTCTCCGGTTTGGGAGCCAACTTCTACGGCGGCGAAGAGGCCCGGCAGGAACTAATGGCGGGTAAGGCCAAACTGACCGATCCTAACTTCGTGAAAGCCTTCGAGAAGATCAACGAGCTTAAGCCCTACTTCCCGGACGACTACCAAGCCATCGATTACGTCAGCATGCAGCAGCTCTTCGGCACCGGCCAGGCGGCCATGTTCATCGGCGGTAGCTGGGAGATCGGCATCTTCGAGGACCTCGGCTCCGGCGAAAACGAGATCGGCTACTTTCCCCCGCCCGTCGAGAAGGCCGGTGATCAGCTGAGCTACTGCTTCCACGTGGACGCCGGCATCGGCGTCAACAAGGAGTCGGAGAACTTGGAAGCGGCCAAGACCTACATCGAGTGGTGCGCCACCCCTGAGTTCGCCCAGCTCTTCATGGAAGAACTGCCCGGTTTCTTCGCCTACACCCCCGGCGACTACACCTTAAGCAACTCCCTGGCCAACGCCAACCTCGCTCCGGTGGCCAATGCCGACGTAACCGTCCGTACCGTGTGGGAAAAGATGTCCGCCCAGGACCCCAGCGGCAACGTCTTGATGTGGGAGGCCCTGATCGCCATGTACAACGGCATCATGACCCCCGCCGAGGCGGCGGCTCACGTACAGCGCGGACTGGACACCTGGTACAAGCCGTAAACTGATTATTGCGTCCGGTCCCGTCCCGAGGCGGGACCGGATCTATCTTCGCAGCTCAATCCTATACCGGAGTGACCGATGCTGAGACGAGAAGGAAAACGCCGATGGTTCCTGATCTGGTACATCATGCCGGCGTTCATCCTCTATACCATGTTCATGCTGATTCCCATTTTGAACTCCATGCGCCTGAGCTTCTATTCCGGCGAGGGATACATTCCAACCGAGTTCGTCGGGTACGACAACTACATCAAACTCTTTACCCAGTATCCTTTCAACGTGCGTTTTTGGAACGCCTTCTGGAACAATATCAAGTTCTTTCTGATGGTCACCGTCTATCAGAACATCCTGGGCTTTTTTGTGGCCGTTCTGCTAACCCGGGGACTCAAGTTCTCCGGCTTTATGCGCAAGATCAGCTTTATTCCGACGACCCTCTCCGTTCTGGTGGTCGGCTTTCTCTTTTCGATGATATTCAATCCCATCTGGGGAATTTTCAACCGTATTCTAACCGTTATCGGCCTGGAATCCCTGATCCGGCCCTGGCTGGGAGATCCCGCAACGGCGCTCCCGATTCTGGCCTTCGTGGTCAGCTGGCAGTTCTTCGGCGAGTCGATTATCTTCTACACCGCCGGAGTCGACGCCATTGAAATAGAAATCCTGGAGGCCGCCCGGATCGACGGCGCAGGCTTCTTCGCCGAAATCTGGTATATCATTCTGCCGGCGGTTCTGCCGATCGTCGGGATCGTCACTATTCTGATCTTCATCGGGGATTTTACTCAGTTCGACATCGTCTACGCCATGTCCACCAGTATGGGGAATCCCGGTTACAGCACCGATATCTTCGGCTCCCTCTTCTACCGTTCGGCCTTCAGCTCGCCGGAGCGGGGCGGCTGGGGGCTCGGCATGGGCGCCACGGTGGCTACCATGATGTTTATCTT from Marispirochaeta sp. encodes the following:
- a CDS encoding sugar ABC transporter permease, which codes for MLRREGKRRWFLIWYIMPAFILYTMFMLIPILNSMRLSFYSGEGYIPTEFVGYDNYIKLFTQYPFNVRFWNAFWNNIKFFLMVTVYQNILGFFVAVLLTRGLKFSGFMRKISFIPTTLSVLVVGFLFSMIFNPIWGIFNRILTVIGLESLIRPWLGDPATALPILAFVVSWQFFGESIIFYTAGVDAIEIEILEAARIDGAGFFAEIWYIILPAVLPIVGIVTILIFIGDFTQFDIVYAMSTSMGNPGYSTDIFGSLFYRSAFSSPERGGWGLGMGATVATMMFIFVFFGVSMLLIFFNRRRKKLS
- a CDS encoding extracellular solute-binding protein, with translation MRKILGIVLILVIAFGTLFAGGQGENAEGKSKLVFTSWRTEDIERMNRINKVFMAQNPDITVEFQPIKDTEYDAQLKSSLVSGVAADIIFLRSYDSGMQIWDTGKLLPLNDVLSSLADFPSSARNAWSTPDGVTYAVPFVGVTHGVYYNKAVFAEYGLKPPKTWNEFISVCETLKAGGETVFAQGTKDGWHLYEVVFSGLGANFYGGEEARQELMAGKAKLTDPNFVKAFEKINELKPYFPDDYQAIDYVSMQQLFGTGQAAMFIGGSWEIGIFEDLGSGENEIGYFPPPVEKAGDQLSYCFHVDAGIGVNKESENLEAAKTYIEWCATPEFAQLFMEELPGFFAYTPGDYTLSNSLANANLAPVANADVTVRTVWEKMSAQDPSGNVLMWEALIAMYNGIMTPAEAAAHVQRGLDTWYKP
- a CDS encoding response regulator transcription factor produces the protein MLSLRSKDFTVANVVANGREALEWIRANQADVVLMDVRMPEMDGVEATRRIIEEFPEQKIVMLTTFRDDQYVHQALNYGAVGYVLKNTPLEDLMDIIRTAKHGVVQISPDLVAGLVSRKTAPVDENHRPEWITFLSSREKEVLQLMAEGLDNRHIAEKLYIAPQTVKNHVSQIYEKIGTRDRMEAVRLVRDLGKDLRVL
- a CDS encoding sensor histidine kinase; this translates as MAGTHHFTLCILTLQLSCGGNCTIIFPPMDSRRFSLTSRIASLVFSLGFYLLSLLIVIRLGEQAGFDANALVQIAISIAALAAAALLFFLHRNPTVKGLALLAQFLIGLFLGVIAKPYIWLEPLWFIPLAVQYGHMLNLPLFVVIASGTLLVNYSDTNSVVAWGSLLEASPEWDRLISFTLCAATVLAIAAVRFLYDGLKKAEALVANLKNNILKLTRANYDFQKYAADTEELTLKRERLRISREIHDTIGYTMTTLRMMLEAGTDLISTSPLMLEVQLHKALEMLTKGHRDIRVSLRELQERESDRPRGLKGLSNLIELFSKTTGVRVLVEWGNLPWHFPAAIEEALYRFVQEGMSNALSHGNATEIRAHFRYDDGRLIALLTDDGVGADMLIEGMGLNGMRERIESCGGSFTARSLRIGFQLEAHIPMQEEQLAEDSLAHRR